Proteins encoded within one genomic window of Microbacterium sp. LKL04:
- the murC gene encoding UDP-N-acetylmuramate--L-alanine ligase, with protein MIRPDLSLPIPTDITAAHFIGIGGSGMSGLAGMFLDRGIRVSGSDRSDSSTIRALAARGADVHVGHDASNLPDGVDAVVFTGAIWPENPEYLRAKERGVAVIHRSQALHWLVGGRRLVSVAGAHGKTTSTGMIVTALRAIGADPTFVNGGVIASLGVSSGTGSDDLFVIEADESDGSFLLYDTSVALITNVDPDHLDHWGSREAFYDGFVRFADAASQAVVISSDDPGAREVAGALTHANVVSFGTSPDADVRVSDIVTEGPVSFAIHHGGRSASGALAVPGAHNAINAAGAVAVLLTLGHELEPAVRAVEEFGGTVRRFELHGIRSGVSVYDDYAHHPTEVDAALAAARTVVGEGRIIALHQPHTYSRTQAMYREFADVLESRADQTVVLDVYGAREDPVPGVTGALVSGAFDDQDRVRFVADWQQAAEYTASIARPGDYIITLGCGDVYRIIPQVLDALGSAEN; from the coding sequence ATGATTCGCCCCGATCTCTCGCTCCCCATCCCCACGGACATCACCGCCGCCCACTTCATCGGGATCGGCGGTTCCGGGATGTCGGGACTCGCCGGGATGTTCCTCGACCGCGGCATCCGCGTCTCGGGATCCGATCGTTCCGACAGTTCCACGATCCGCGCTCTCGCCGCCCGCGGAGCCGATGTGCACGTCGGTCACGATGCGTCGAACCTGCCGGACGGCGTCGATGCGGTGGTGTTCACCGGGGCGATCTGGCCCGAGAACCCCGAGTACCTCCGGGCGAAGGAGCGCGGCGTCGCCGTCATCCACCGCTCGCAGGCGCTCCACTGGCTCGTCGGAGGCCGCCGCCTGGTGAGCGTCGCCGGGGCGCACGGCAAGACGACCTCGACGGGCATGATCGTCACCGCGCTCCGCGCCATCGGGGCTGACCCGACGTTCGTCAACGGCGGAGTCATCGCATCGCTCGGCGTCTCGAGCGGCACCGGATCGGATGATCTCTTCGTCATCGAAGCCGACGAGTCCGACGGCTCGTTCCTCCTCTACGACACCTCCGTCGCTCTCATCACGAACGTCGACCCCGACCACCTCGACCACTGGGGGTCGCGCGAGGCCTTCTATGACGGGTTCGTCCGATTCGCGGATGCCGCGTCCCAGGCGGTCGTCATCTCCTCCGACGACCCCGGTGCCCGCGAGGTCGCCGGCGCCCTGACCCACGCGAACGTGGTGTCCTTCGGGACGTCGCCCGACGCCGACGTCCGCGTGAGCGACATCGTCACGGAGGGGCCGGTGTCCTTCGCTATCCACCACGGGGGACGCTCGGCATCCGGCGCCCTCGCCGTCCCCGGCGCGCACAACGCCATCAACGCCGCCGGCGCGGTGGCCGTCCTGCTGACGCTCGGTCACGAGCTCGAGCCCGCCGTGCGTGCGGTCGAGGAGTTCGGCGGCACCGTTCGCCGGTTCGAACTGCATGGCATCCGCTCCGGCGTATCGGTCTACGACGACTACGCGCATCACCCGACGGAGGTCGACGCCGCCCTGGCAGCGGCCCGCACCGTCGTCGGCGAGGGGCGCATCATCGCGCTCCACCAGCCGCACACGTACTCGCGCACCCAGGCGATGTACCGCGAGTTCGCCGACGTTCTCGAGTCGCGCGCCGATCAGACCGTCGTCCTCGACGTGTACGGTGCCCGCGAGGACCCCGTGCCGGGTGTCACCGGCGCGCTCGTCAGCGGGGCGTTCGATGATCAGGACCGGGTGCGTTTCGTGGCCGACTGGCAGCAGGCTGCCGAGTACACGGCATCCATCGCCCGCCCGGGCGACTACATCATCACCCTCGGGTGCGGCGACGTGTACCGGATCATCCCGCAGGTCCTCGACGCCCTCGGTTCGGCGGAGAACTGA
- a CDS encoding cell division protein FtsQ/DivIB, whose protein sequence is MRRPSPLPSTPTRRPEEPSRADRAREPELLIDPAAAPSAAEDGTATSDAQVTEVIEPARPGRLGRVVPFTPTEQPDDVAPETPREDAEPERPLSMRDVWAAARARRRALRREVRRFTVRQRRRRYAWLGGLAAVVLVGLGAIATAYSPLFAVSKITVVGTDRLAGAAVEKALAGEMGTPLALIDSSDVKAALVAFPLVESYSIEARPPQELVVRIVERTPVGVVSTRAGFSLVDAAGVVLATTKDAPEGYPVIDASGGAGSRAFRAVGAVYRSLPADLRTQISAMSATTPDDVTLTIDGADVLWGSPEEPLEKARVLSAAMTAKPPSEVEEYDVSSPSAVVIR, encoded by the coding sequence ATGCGGCGGCCGTCGCCGCTCCCATCGACGCCGACGCGCCGTCCCGAGGAGCCGTCGCGCGCCGATCGCGCTCGCGAACCGGAGCTGCTGATCGATCCCGCCGCCGCACCGTCCGCAGCTGAGGACGGGACGGCGACCTCCGATGCGCAGGTCACCGAGGTCATCGAGCCGGCGCGGCCCGGCCGACTCGGGCGGGTCGTCCCGTTCACGCCGACCGAGCAGCCGGACGATGTCGCGCCGGAGACGCCCCGAGAGGATGCCGAGCCGGAGCGACCGCTCAGCATGCGCGACGTCTGGGCGGCGGCACGCGCCCGCCGACGTGCGTTGCGTCGCGAGGTCCGGCGCTTCACCGTGCGTCAGCGCCGCCGCCGGTACGCGTGGCTCGGTGGACTCGCCGCCGTCGTACTCGTCGGTCTGGGCGCGATCGCGACGGCGTACAGCCCGCTGTTCGCGGTGTCGAAGATCACGGTGGTGGGGACCGACCGTCTCGCCGGCGCCGCCGTGGAGAAGGCCCTCGCCGGCGAGATGGGCACGCCGCTCGCGCTGATCGACTCGAGCGACGTGAAGGCGGCCTTGGTCGCTTTCCCCCTCGTCGAGAGCTACTCGATCGAGGCGAGACCGCCGCAGGAGCTCGTGGTGCGGATCGTCGAGCGGACCCCTGTCGGTGTCGTCTCCACGAGGGCGGGCTTCTCGCTCGTGGATGCCGCAGGTGTCGTCCTCGCGACGACGAAGGATGCACCCGAGGGGTATCCCGTCATCGACGCGTCGGGGGGTGCGGGGTCGCGCGCCTTCCGGGCGGTCGGCGCCGTCTACCGGTCGCTCCCGGCGGACCTCCGCACGCAGATCAGCGCCATGTCCGCGACCACCCCGGATGACGTCACGCTGACGATCGACGGCGCGGACGTGCTGTGGGGGAGCCCTGAGGAGCCGCTCGAGAAAGCTCGGGTGCTGTCGGCCGCGATGACCGCCAAACCCCCGTCCGAGGTCGAGGAGTACGACGTCTCGTCGCCCTCCGCCGTCGTCATCCGCTGA
- the ftsZ gene encoding cell division protein FtsZ codes for MSQNQNYLAVIKVVGVGGGGVNAVNRMIELGLRGVEFIAVNTDAQALLMSDADIKLDVGRELTRGLGAGADPEVGRRAAEDHAEEIEEALAGADMVFVTAGEGGGTGTGGAPVVARIAKSIGALTIGVVTKPFSFEGRRRQTQAESGVSKLKEEVDTLIVVPNDRLLEISDRGISMIEAFATADQVLLAGVQGITDLITTPGLINLDFADVKSVMQGAGSALMGIGSARGADRAIKAAELAVESPLLEASIEGAHGVLLSIQGGSNLGIFEINDAAQLVKEAAHPEANIIFGTVIDDTLGDEVRVTVIAAGFDGGEPQVKVEPITASRPASAPVLPPLPADTVARDLAAAESTGTRESVSVSAPSSSSDYDSAFGDDDLDIPDFLK; via the coding sequence GTGAGCCAGAACCAGAACTACCTTGCTGTGATCAAGGTCGTTGGCGTGGGCGGTGGCGGTGTCAACGCCGTCAACCGCATGATCGAGCTCGGCCTTCGCGGCGTCGAGTTCATCGCCGTCAACACGGACGCCCAGGCGCTGCTCATGAGCGACGCCGACATCAAGCTCGACGTGGGTCGCGAGCTGACCCGCGGTCTCGGCGCCGGCGCCGATCCCGAGGTCGGCCGACGCGCCGCCGAGGATCACGCCGAGGAGATCGAAGAGGCTCTCGCGGGGGCCGACATGGTCTTCGTGACCGCCGGTGAGGGCGGTGGCACCGGCACCGGTGGCGCTCCCGTCGTCGCACGGATCGCGAAGTCGATCGGCGCGCTCACCATCGGTGTCGTGACCAAGCCCTTCTCCTTCGAAGGACGCCGCCGTCAGACCCAGGCCGAGTCGGGCGTCTCGAAGCTGAAGGAAGAGGTCGACACCCTCATCGTCGTTCCGAACGACCGCCTGCTCGAGATCAGCGACCGCGGCATCTCGATGATCGAGGCGTTCGCCACGGCCGACCAGGTCCTCCTGGCCGGTGTCCAGGGCATCACGGATCTGATCACGACCCCCGGTCTCATCAACCTCGACTTCGCCGACGTCAAGTCGGTCATGCAGGGTGCCGGATCCGCGCTCATGGGCATCGGCTCCGCTCGCGGTGCCGACCGGGCCATCAAGGCCGCCGAGCTCGCGGTGGAGTCCCCGCTGCTCGAAGCCTCGATCGAGGGTGCGCACGGCGTGCTGCTCTCGATCCAGGGCGGGTCGAACCTCGGCATCTTCGAAATCAACGATGCGGCGCAGCTCGTCAAGGAGGCCGCGCACCCCGAGGCCAACATCATCTTCGGTACGGTCATCGACGACACCCTCGGCGACGAGGTGCGCGTCACGGTCATCGCCGCCGGGTTCGACGGCGGTGAGCCGCAGGTGAAGGTCGAGCCGATCACAGCGAGCCGCCCGGCATCCGCTCCGGTCCTGCCGCCGCTTCCGGCCGACACGGTGGCGCGCGACCTCGCGGCCGCCGAGAGCACCGGTACGCGCGAGTCGGTGTCGGTGTCCGCGCCGTCCTCGTCGAGCGACTACGACTCGGCATTCGGCGACGACGACCTCGACATCCCCGATTTCCTGAAGTAA
- a CDS encoding YggS family pyridoxal phosphate-dependent enzyme — translation MDLRSRLADIDARISDAARSAGRDPSGITRIVVTKFHPVDLVQDLAGLGVTDVGENRQQELSAKREAYAGDPVRWHFIGQAQTNKARAVRRDADAVHSLDRTRLADALHAARANDADVLDVLIQVNLTEDPGRGGVAPSGVDELAEHVAATCPSLRLRGVMAVAPLGEEPAPAFERLASYSAGVRTVVPDADWISAGMTGDFVEAIAAGATHLRIGSAITGPRPVHG, via the coding sequence GTGGATCTGCGTTCGCGGCTCGCCGACATCGACGCGCGCATCTCGGATGCCGCTCGGTCGGCGGGCCGCGATCCGTCGGGGATCACCCGCATCGTCGTCACGAAGTTCCACCCCGTCGACCTCGTGCAGGACCTCGCCGGACTCGGCGTGACCGACGTCGGTGAGAACCGCCAGCAGGAGCTCAGCGCGAAGCGCGAGGCCTACGCCGGAGACCCGGTCCGATGGCACTTCATCGGGCAGGCGCAGACGAACAAGGCCCGGGCGGTGCGCCGCGATGCGGATGCCGTGCACTCGCTCGACCGGACTCGCCTCGCCGACGCGCTGCACGCCGCGCGGGCGAATGACGCCGACGTCCTCGACGTCCTCATCCAGGTCAACCTGACCGAAGACCCGGGACGTGGGGGAGTCGCCCCATCGGGTGTGGACGAGCTCGCCGAGCACGTCGCCGCGACCTGTCCGTCGCTCCGCCTGCGGGGCGTCATGGCCGTCGCCCCCCTGGGCGAGGAGCCCGCGCCCGCCTTCGAGCGGTTGGCCTCTTACTCAGCCGGCGTCCGGACGGTCGTGCCGGATGCCGATTGGATCTCCGCCGGGATGACCGGCGACTTCGTCGAAGCGATCGCGGCAGGTGCGACACACCTGCGGATCGGTTCGGCAATCACGGGCCCGAGGCCCGTGCACGGATAG
- a CDS encoding cell division protein SepF, with protein sequence MSNPLKKTMVYLGLADEEEVYEEPTPRRESREKQVENKTAPVTPIHRPAVVRQPAPATVSEIVTVHPKQYRDAQAIAENFRDGIPIIINLSQMSDADARRLIDFASGLSLGLYGRIERVTSKVFLLSPENVAVSGEGAIAQGDTDSTPFTH encoded by the coding sequence ATGTCGAACCCGCTCAAGAAGACCATGGTGTACCTGGGCCTCGCCGATGAGGAAGAGGTCTACGAGGAGCCGACTCCGCGCCGCGAGAGCCGGGAGAAGCAGGTCGAGAACAAGACGGCGCCGGTGACGCCCATCCACCGCCCCGCTGTCGTTCGTCAGCCGGCTCCGGCGACGGTGAGCGAGATCGTCACGGTCCACCCGAAGCAGTACCGCGACGCGCAGGCGATCGCCGAGAACTTCCGCGACGGCATCCCGATCATCATCAACCTCTCGCAGATGAGCGACGCCGACGCGCGCCGCCTCATCGACTTCGCGAGCGGTCTGTCGCTGGGTCTGTACGGGCGTATCGAGCGCGTGACGAGCAAGGTCTTCCTGCTCTCGCCCGAGAACGTCGCCGTGTCGGGCGAGGGCGCGATCGCCCAGGGTGACACGGACTCCACCCCCTTCACCCACTGA
- a CDS encoding YggT family protein: protein MSVIGLIAGILNALLLIYVLFLLARLVLEYIPMFNREWRPRGGWLVVAEVVFTVTDPPIKFFRRFIPPLRIGPIALDLAFPITMLSCFVLLSITQVLSRY, encoded by the coding sequence GTGTCGGTCATCGGCCTCATCGCCGGGATCCTCAACGCGCTCCTGCTCATCTACGTGCTGTTCCTCCTGGCACGTCTGGTCCTGGAGTACATCCCGATGTTCAATCGGGAGTGGCGTCCGCGCGGCGGCTGGCTCGTCGTGGCAGAAGTCGTGTTCACGGTGACGGATCCGCCCATCAAGTTCTTCCGTCGTTTCATCCCTCCACTGCGCATCGGTCCCATCGCCCTGGACCTCGCCTTCCCCATCACCATGCTCAGCTGCTTTGTGCTGCTGTCGATCACGCAGGTGCTGAGCCGATACTGA
- a CDS encoding DivIVA domain-containing protein — MPLTPEDVVTKQFQHVRFKEGFDPDEVDDFLDEIVIEWRKTIAENEELKAKLAAYESGETPAAQESAPEAEAAPETQVVEEVPTPAEPTEAPVAAGTAPAAASAGIIELAQRLHDEHVAEGKAQKEKLISEAQAEADAILNDARSKARDEITRLESERGTLEGRISELRQFERDYRVQLRGFIEDKLRDLDVAGTSGSTPIPAS, encoded by the coding sequence ATGCCTTTGACTCCCGAAGACGTCGTCACCAAGCAGTTCCAGCATGTCCGCTTCAAGGAGGGCTTCGACCCCGACGAGGTCGACGACTTCCTGGACGAGATCGTCATCGAGTGGCGTAAGACCATCGCCGAGAACGAGGAACTGAAGGCGAAGCTCGCCGCCTACGAGTCCGGCGAGACCCCCGCTGCCCAGGAGTCCGCTCCCGAGGCCGAAGCAGCGCCCGAGACCCAGGTCGTCGAGGAGGTCCCGACCCCGGCCGAGCCGACCGAGGCTCCCGTCGCCGCAGGTACCGCTCCCGCCGCCGCCTCTGCCGGCATCATCGAGCTCGCGCAGCGTCTGCACGACGAGCACGTCGCCGAGGGTAAGGCTCAGAAGGAGAAGCTCATCTCCGAGGCGCAGGCCGAGGCCGACGCCATCCTCAACGACGCACGTTCGAAGGCGCGCGACGAGATCACGCGCCTCGAGAGCGAGCGTGGCACGCTCGAGGGTCGCATCAGCGAGCTCCGGCAGTTCGAGCGCGACTACCGCGTTCAGCTCCGTGGCTTCATCGAGGACAAGCTCCGCGACCTCGACGTCGCCGGAACGTCGGGCTCGACGCCCATCCCCGCGTCCTGA
- the lspA gene encoding signal peptidase II — protein MSSRTSATRTTLRAAAAGTTIAILAVLVLAADQFTKYLALQNLPERQAVPVIGDFLQLYLTFNPGAAFSLGEGVTWVFTLVLAAAAIAIVALGITRVRTRAWAVVLGLLLGGILGNLTDRLLRAPGFLVGHVVDFIHTPWLWLWFPSAIYNVADMFIVTMMIAVAILVLIGLRFDGTREKDAAGTATSTDAASSNADDDASTSADPHAQP, from the coding sequence TTGTCGAGCCGAACGTCCGCGACGCGGACGACACTGCGCGCCGCAGCGGCCGGCACCACCATCGCGATCCTCGCGGTGCTGGTGCTGGCCGCTGATCAGTTCACGAAGTACCTCGCTCTCCAGAACCTGCCCGAGCGGCAGGCCGTGCCCGTCATCGGGGACTTCCTCCAGCTCTACCTGACGTTCAATCCGGGCGCGGCGTTCTCGCTCGGTGAGGGCGTGACCTGGGTCTTCACCCTTGTGCTCGCCGCAGCGGCGATCGCGATCGTCGCCCTGGGCATCACGCGCGTGCGCACCCGCGCCTGGGCGGTCGTGCTCGGACTGCTGCTCGGCGGCATCCTCGGGAATCTCACGGATCGTCTGCTGCGCGCGCCCGGCTTCCTGGTCGGACACGTCGTGGACTTCATCCACACACCCTGGCTGTGGCTGTGGTTCCCGTCGGCCATCTACAACGTCGCGGACATGTTCATCGTCACGATGATGATCGCGGTCGCGATCCTGGTGCTCATCGGTCTCCGATTCGACGGCACGCGCGAGAAGGATGCCGCGGGCACCGCGACCTCGACCGATGCTGCCTCGTCGAATGCGGACGACGACGCGTCCACGTCGGCGGATCCTCATGCCCAGCCGTAG
- a CDS encoding RluA family pseudouridine synthase, producing the protein MPSRSLPVPDGLDGTRVDAALAKLLGFSRTFAAEVAEAGGVQLDARTVGKSDKLVAGAWLQVDWEDRRGPEIVPIAVPDLGIVHDDDEIVVVDKPAGVAAHPSLGWEGRTVVGALAAAGFRIATSGAPERQGVVHRLDVGTSGLMVVAKTERSYTALKRAFKEREVDKIYHTVVQGHPDPLVGTIDAPIGRHPNHSWKFAVIPDGKDSVTHYETLEAFPRASLLEVHLETGRTHQIRVHMAAHRHPCVGDPLYGGDPTLAQKLGLTRQWLHAHELSFAHPSTGDWATFRSDYPADLAGALEILRDQ; encoded by the coding sequence ATGCCCAGCCGTAGCCTTCCTGTTCCGGACGGACTCGACGGCACGCGCGTCGACGCGGCGCTCGCGAAGCTCCTCGGATTCTCGCGGACCTTCGCGGCGGAGGTCGCGGAGGCGGGTGGTGTCCAGCTCGACGCGCGCACGGTCGGCAAGTCCGACAAGCTCGTCGCCGGCGCCTGGCTGCAGGTCGATTGGGAGGACAGGCGCGGCCCCGAGATCGTGCCGATCGCGGTACCCGATCTCGGCATCGTCCATGACGACGACGAGATCGTCGTGGTCGACAAGCCCGCCGGCGTCGCGGCTCACCCGTCGCTCGGGTGGGAGGGGCGGACCGTCGTCGGCGCCCTTGCCGCCGCCGGCTTCCGGATCGCCACGTCCGGTGCGCCCGAGCGACAGGGGGTCGTGCACCGGCTCGACGTCGGCACGAGCGGCCTCATGGTGGTGGCGAAGACCGAGCGTTCGTACACGGCGCTCAAGCGTGCGTTCAAGGAGCGCGAGGTCGACAAGATCTACCACACCGTGGTCCAGGGGCATCCCGACCCCCTGGTCGGAACGATCGATGCTCCGATCGGGCGTCATCCGAACCATTCGTGGAAGTTCGCGGTCATCCCCGACGGCAAGGATTCGGTGACCCACTACGAGACGCTCGAGGCGTTCCCGCGGGCGTCGCTCCTCGAGGTCCACCTTGAGACCGGTCGCACGCACCAGATCCGCGTGCACATGGCCGCGCACCGGCATCCCTGCGTCGGCGATCCGTTGTACGGCGGCGACCCCACGCTGGCGCAGAAGCTCGGGCTTACGCGCCAGTGGCTGCACGCGCACGAACTGTCGTTCGCGCATCCGTCCACGGGGGACTGGGCGACGTTCCGATCGGACTACCCGGCGGACCTCGCAGGTGCTCTGGAGATCCTCCGCGACCAGTGA
- a CDS encoding NUDIX hydrolase — protein sequence MTTPEFVLTLREKIGTAPLHLVGVTAIVFRDEKVLLGKRADNGEWQAVSGIVEPGEEPADTAVRECLEEAGVVVRATRLAAVQQVPRIVYANGDQVDYLDLVFRCDWVSGDPHPADGELTEVGWYGLGELVEVDQTHVRKIALAIAEDDPATFAGGR from the coding sequence ATGACCACCCCCGAGTTCGTCCTGACCCTCCGCGAGAAGATCGGCACCGCACCGCTCCACCTGGTCGGAGTCACCGCGATCGTGTTCCGCGACGAGAAGGTCCTCCTCGGCAAGCGCGCCGACAACGGCGAATGGCAGGCGGTCTCGGGGATCGTCGAGCCCGGCGAGGAGCCGGCCGACACGGCCGTCCGCGAATGCCTCGAGGAGGCGGGCGTCGTCGTCCGCGCGACGCGGCTCGCCGCGGTGCAGCAGGTCCCCCGCATCGTCTACGCCAACGGCGATCAGGTCGACTACCTCGATCTCGTCTTTCGCTGCGATTGGGTCTCGGGCGACCCGCATCCCGCCGACGGCGAGTTGACCGAGGTCGGCTGGTACGGCCTCGGCGAGCTGGTCGAGGTCGATCAGACGCACGTACGGAAGATCGCGCTCGCGATCGCCGAGGACGACCCGGCCACGTTCGCCGGCGGGCGCTGA